The Raphanus sativus cultivar WK10039 chromosome 6, ASM80110v3, whole genome shotgun sequence sequence AACTAACTAATCTTAGCCCACCAAAAGAGTCCATATGAACTTCCATCTGCTTCCTCGGCTAGGAAACTCTTGCTTCCACAACCTATGGGATACCACCTTTGTAATGCTTCTTCTCTACATTCACACCTCCCCCCATATAACATTAAATTCACATACCCTGTTAATGTGTGATTCCTATCCTTTCATCCTATAAATAGGTATTTACACAACTAACTCCTTGCAATTGCAATCAGATTCGCTGAGAAGATATGTGTTCGTCCAATACGGTGAAGCCACCAGGGTTCGAGCCCCGGTCACTggaaaattaacatttcggcattgCCATGGACAGAAGACCGACACGTgacaacacgtgactagtctggatcACTTATATGGGGCCAAGATACCTATgtttaattcaaaataaaatatctgtTCGTCAAGAGGGCGTGGTGGCTGGCTATGGACAACAGCTCTACGGTTGTCAATCGGGTTATCCTCAGAATGTACGATCATTTTTTATCAATCTTACCACTAAATTTGATTGAATTTTATCCTCACTTCATTGCATGTCAATTCATTGCGGACTGATGAATTACTCATTGTTCAAGATAATTCTTGGCTGATTTGGTTATATTAATATGTAGCTTGGAACTGCTTATCCTGGAAGTACAGTCAGTGGGGCAGAAGGGGTATCTCAGATTCCTTTGACCTCTCGCCAGCCATCCATCATTATTTGCAGGAAAGTCTCTTGTAGATCTCATTTATCCACAGCCACTCATTACAGAAAGCATGGGTCGGTCTATGGAGCAACTTCTCTTAACAGCTCTCAGCCTTTAAGCACACAAGGCGTAGGGCGTTGCAAAGTGAAACAACTGCTCGATATGCTGCTTCACAGTGTGACACTATTCTCCACATCCAAGTACACAAACTTAATCTACGTTGTTTTCTCTTGGAAGTTTATAACTGTGAATGCTTAACTCATTCCTTCTCTGTTCTTTTAACAGGAAAAAAACAGCTTTGTTCAGGACATCCTTTAAGTGCTTAAACCGGGAGGTAAAGTACTCCATCTCCTGAGTTTTCTGAGTACATAAAACAGAGAGATATGATCTCGATGATGTTCAAGCACAAGGCAGGTTTGTTTATTTTGACAAAGATATGTTTTTAGTGTGTCCAAACCCTTTCTCTTACTCTTAGCACAAATATGAATTGAGTAGATGCTAAAATACGCAGGCTTTAACGATGTTATCGCAGAGAACCGTTACTGAACAGGTAAATGAATCTAATATAAACGATTTGGAAACCGAAAGTTATTAGTTTTTAACCAAGTTTGTTTTGGTATTTTGGTTGATATAGTTTAGAAACTCCTGAGACTTGAAATAGAGAATGTggagaaagaaaaggaagatttCATCTCCGACTTCTCCAAAGTCAGTACCTTTCTGTTTCAAAAAATCATCTGGTTAGCAACATCCAAAGCTGTATCTATTGATTTACTGTTTTGAGTAtctaaatcttataaaataaatagataattgGCATGTATGCCCATAGATGGAGTCTATATAAGCTATTTACCCATGGTAAATTCAACAATTTTTTCTTCCTGTTTTACTCCTACTTCACACTGCCTCCTACACGCACAACTCTTTGATTTGTGTCAGATTTTCCAGCAGACTTTGTTTCCTGCTATCTATTTCTCTTTCATTGTCGTAGATtccatctctcttctctcttgtttttcgttctaatttttctttttttcttatatttctaaTTCATAACTATGTTTCTTCTGATGGTAAATTTTGCAATCAATTGTAATCTCTGATTCAgataaatgataatatttttcatagaaTCACGAGTGATTTCAAATTCATAACGTAATTATTATCGGATAACTATATAATTTGATGTTATATGGTGTTAGTATCTAAATAATCATACAATACTCGTTAACTACAAAGTTAACCGACAACACAAGTTTTTTTTCAGCTAACAATGCGCATCCCTAAACTTTATAGTTATACAATGTCTAAAATATGCATCGTCAACTACAAGGTTAGCCGTTAATAATTATTggatatcttattatataaagcttggttcttcaaagttactaattgaCATGATCGCGACAAgtgttattaaaaattttaagattgcgacatgttttaatctaaattataattaaaaatatatattaagataataataaaaacaaattttgttaaaaaataattgtaagtatatctaatagtaattttccattttaaaatccgaaacaaaacatagttgcaaataattatttgatagtaattttccttttaatatttttaaagaggttaaaatttataatgatataaaatatatatactaagataacaaaaaatgaattttgaaataaattaattttaaaattgatttaatagtaaaaaggaaatttttaaaaaatacttaataatattctaaaattacttaataggaaatttggttcttcaaagttgttatttaacatgattgtgacacatgacagttatatatttaaaattgtgatatgtgcTAAACtactttataatttaaaataaatatataagataataaaaacgatttttggtgaaattaattatatagtaaatttccattttaaaaatcttaaacaaaatattatttaatagtagtttcttttttaataatgcgacatgttttagaatatatcatgattaaaacaatatatactaagaaaataaaaaaaaaagaattctgaaattatttaatagtaaaaaggaaaatttaaaaattacttaataatattcttttagaaatattatttgatagtaatttttcttttaatattttgaagttgtgttagaatatctcatgattaaaaatatatatactaataaaattaaaagaaattgaagaaatatttttcgtaaatttaatagtaaaatttaattttaaaaatatttagtagtaaaatttaattttaaaaatatttaattgtaaaatttaattttaaaaattatttaatagtaatatttttaaaaaatttcctttttacaaatcttaaagaagagaagtttgtaaaataacttatttaatactaattttccttttccaaaatccaaaaaaagataattgtaaaagattatttgatattagttttctttataaaatttttacatttgttaaaatatcttatgatcaataaaatatattggaagataataaaaacaaatttatgttttaaaaagtaattttttgcaGGATTGAGCAAGAAAAATATCTGATGAGTTTTATTGCATGTTCTTTCACATCTTCGCGtgtcatcttttttttgtcacatgAGGAAATAAccatatatctttttttttgtcacatgaGGAAATAACTAGATATTCTTATCTTCACATTAATGATGTTGaactttttctaaaaagaatataattgtcatgctgttatacattagttattattataattatacttAGCCGTTTGTACATATAGATATAGTGGTGAACatgaatcggatatccggatttttggAGATATTTTGATCCGAtccattttgttataataatcaattatttgatctAATTTGATCTGTAGCCACACGGATATTCAGTGCTCCATATATTcagataattttagattttcgacCAGATATCCGATtctgcaaaaataaattaaaattagtaaataaataaaaaattccaaaaataagataaaataataataaaattttattacaaaaattttaaaattctaataaataacttaataaatttattaaaaagtactataaaacttatatacaatataatttatatatatatgtctttacatacatgtatatgtattcatataacggatcagatcagatattcattcttaataatattagtattttgtgatttgcttcgtttcTTACAGATATTGCCTATAAGTATTTTCTTTGCTTCGTAGAGTTACATATATTTGGAATTTCGGTTCAAATCGAAacagataaaatcaaaatttacggatattttgtccaGCTGTTATGCTATTGTGACTAAGTTAATGTGACTATTATGCTTATATGTGATTatgattatgtgtgtttattcttatcaacatataaaaattggttatgttgttgtagatcatgctactatgaaatttaaatcaaagagaACGATTTTCCAATGGATTGTTGTAGGTCATGCTATTAAggaatttaaatcaaaaaggAAGACTTTccaataaaataatgttatgaATAACTCGCCTATACAACATGAATATTGAAGCCGAAATCCTAACCGGAAGTTAtgtggaaaaacagatttgtatTCTTAGAATAAGTCTCATACCGACGTATGCAAGATGacctttcaaaataaaaagaattcaATTTTCTATAAGAGTGTTCTATGAAATGACTATCAACCAAAGTTAAGGTCAAAGATTAAAAAGTTGGTCTATTTGTCAAGTCCAGTCTTACAATTATATGTCACACTATCAAGAGTCACTACAACTGGAGAACTtcgaatttttaaaacatagcgACAATagtgttttacaaaatattgtatatagaaaAAGATGTTAAAGTCACACCATGAatgttaaagtaaataaatttgatgttttatctagAAATATATTCGATATTTAGCTGACTATCGATAAAACATATTGACTGgtgttatgtaatattaatatttttaattgtttcgTTTTTAGTTTGTCTTaaacaatataaacaatatagagagttcacagttctatatatttcaattaactatagctaatattattttgaaaaataacaaaaagtgaagtatttattaaaaaatgaaaatataaatgtactatttaaaacaccattattattgaaatagaatattaataaaaaattatgtaagaaaacatattattattattaaaatgtcaCTAATATAGACTGAAAATTCAAGAACTAGCGtgagaaaaatatttacaatcTTTTTATGTGTTCCTgaactaaaacatcaaataaaacccGTGCAACGCACGGATCCATATCTAGTGTAACATAAAAGGTAGCTTATCGTTACTTCTAAGTTATATTGTTAACTGTATTGTTAAAGAATCTGTCAACTACAAAGTTAACCGAGAAAACAAATTAGTTTCAACTAACATAATGTATACCGCTAATTTTTATAGTTATAGAGTGGCTAAGATATGCAATACTCGTCAACTATAAATTTAACcgttaataattattatacatgTAACATACCATATGCAACACTCATCAACTACAAAGATTTCctagatttttattattatttatgttatataccatatattctGACAGCTAAACCAAGAAACAATTGTAGTCTAGTGGTTATTGTGTAAATGTATAACAGCAACCAGGGTTGGGTTCTACCCCAAGTcgggttatttttttttgtcgggttttcttgttttttaatGAAGGATAAGAATGTTATTTCTCATTCATCTTCCTCAATCTACTGCAACCCTAAATCAGCCGTACATATTTTTTTCAgcttatttttcaattttcttgaTGATTTTGAGTCATTTAATCATGTTTCTTTGTTAAGGATAACAAAATAAGATAGATTCATGATAAATTTGTCGATTTTAAACTTGAAAAACCcagattttttttgtgattcGATTTTACCCGATGAATTTTGTGGAGGAGAAGTCACATAGCCTCTGAGCTTTTAAATATTATAGGCATCTGCGGTCCTGACACACCTTTTCGCTTTCTCTGCCGCGTCAGTGTACGATGCCAGACATTTGGTCAGGAAGGAAGGGTATTTATCTTCTCCGGTACCAAATGGCATGACAAAACTAGTTTATGTTCCATTTTGCACCAAATCTCTGATGCGGATCCTTGTTATGTATAGTTAGACAAATGTCCCTAAAATAAATGCAGGAAGACTGTGAGGACATTGTTGGATGATGGAAGGCCAGCTGTAGAGAAATGCTTCGGGTGTGCAGAAGTggaaacttttcttttttttttgtcatctggtagattaatattgattttgaaCATCAAACTTACACAAAGCCGGCTAGGAACACATTCCCACCGGAGCCAAGAGCCGGCAAGGACCTAGATCCCTCCAGAGTTAAGttcaaacaaaacaacaaattcCTAACTATAAACAACAGATGATTAGCTTTAGTACATGTAAAGCCAAAGACAGACAGAGCTCGGAAGTAAAATACTCAACCTCGACCTCAACAACAAGCCAAACTCTGTTCAAGCCTACAGGGCGATGGCTCAATAGCAATTAAAACCAACTTGAAAGGAGACCAAATGAAGCACACGTTGCGAACATCACCAAAACATAGAATGAATCCAGAGAAGTTAAAAACCTTAACCGTTGCTGTAACACCCTTCAATTCCAACTAAAACTCGCCATTGGACCTTGATTGGGCTCTCCACGCGCCTCATATGTAGCGCCACATACTCATCACCACACCACAGCCAAGCCTAGAAAAGCTTCTGGAAGTCCCTTTATTAAAACAGCCGGTAGTCGGAAATTAACTACTCTAAATCCACGAAACAGATAACAACATGGTGGCAATCTACAATCCAAGAGAGCAAAAGCTCCCCAGTCCCAACCATAAACATCGCCTTTAATCCTTTCAAAACACCAGATGAGCTCACCGTAGGTCAATGCTCTGTCCCTCAAGACTCACCCGCACGGTCAAAGCAAACCGGAAGCCAAAATTGAAAAATAGCTTCGACGAAACCGAAAGCCGACTACTGCCTCCAACCACCGTTCCCTACCTCATCGAGAAgccagaagaagaagacccACCGCAGCGACTGAAACATCCTACCATCGGAGTTCATTCGAGTGTGAATCCCTACTCCAGAATCGCGCACATATCGGGAGGAGAGCGCAAGGTCGTGGCAGCAGCAAAACGGAGACTTCATTTCAACATCTTCGAAAATGGCAACCAAACAGGAGCTAAGTAGACACGAAGAGGGCTAACTTCACCGGCGCCGGAACCCTACCAACTCGTCCACAACCACCGCACAGAAGCCACCGCGACCCCAGCCCACCGCTACTCCAACCCAGCTTGAGCAAACGAAGATCTGAACCACAATCCAACCAAATCTTCTTGCTAAAACTAGATCTGAAGCCAAAACATTGAAGACATCAAAAGAGAAAATCCACAAGACTATAAGCAGAGATGAACGGGATTGCTCCCGACGGCGGCGAGATAACGCCAAACCGCCGGAGCAGAAAGAAAACACGACGACGGCGGCTCTTTGCGACTAGGGTTTGCTCGAGAGAAAAGGGTGTTTTATTGTTTTCAATGAAGTGGAAACTTTTCATATCCAACAAAATTTataactcttttatttttaaatctgtGTTTGCTTcttcaataataaaaatattatttccgtTTGGCAATGATATTATGTGGACTTGGACTTTAACACCAATTACCCCTTTGACTCACAAAAAATGCTCAGATCTCCcaccaataaaatataatttcttttctatttaaatttaaatacgAAAATGCTCTAAATACATGTCTAACCCTTTAAAAATCTGATAATTACATGACCCAACCACAAAAACCCGACCCACCCAGACTCAATTGGGTACAACCCAATTACTAAACTAAAACGCCGcgtttctctcttctctctccctcAGACATTTCGATTTCGGATTTCTCATTCCCCCTCAGACAAAAGAGCGATGTCCTCCCCTCGTCGTCCTCATCGATCCGATCCCCTTCTGTTCTCCTTCTGAAACCCTAGCCTTCGTCGAGTCCCCTTTGTTCGTTCATCCTTGGTCCTCTATCGAAATCGATAACCCATCAATCTtaattctctctttttctttgtctCTGTCTCATCATCTCGGTTCCCATCAtctctctttgtctttgtctcTAAAACTGCTTcgtttcttcttccttctccaccAAATCGAGTCtccattttctttcttctgGTAAGTGATTAATTTCCCTTTGATTAATCTCCAACTTTGTTAGTagaattgaaaaataaatttgggGATAATTTGTAAGTTGTAGAAGAAATGAAAGTAGTGTCTTAGTAAGCGAGATTGTGGTttgaaatttggaaaaaaatggTGAAATACTACAATTGATTTGGATAAGTTAGAACTGAAACATAGAAAAAGTTGCGATTTTTGTGTAGAGTTGGTGATTTATTGACTCTCAGATAAATGTAAACTGAAAGAGATTTTGTGATTTATTGAGTGaatatgttttgttgttgtgactgggttttgataaaaatagctatttttgagaattttttctTACTGGATTTTTGAGTAAATGAATATTGTTGGAGATTATGCAAAGTAATAACTCTGGGTTGTGACTAAatgtgtgttgttgttgttgtttttcgTGGATGTTAACAGGAAATAGCTAATGGCAGGTAGAGGAGGAAAAACGAAAAGTGGGAGAAGCTCAAGAGCTCAAAAATCCGATGGTCCTGCTGTTGAGGTGCTATCAGAAGAAAACACTAGTGATGATCTGCCTGAACACCCCTCTAAGGTACAGTATTCTTTTGGTTTTAGTAATAAATTGTGATTGCTTGGTTAGGTTTAATTAGGAGTTTAACGCCAAATGTTGTTAATAATTAAATGTCAATGTTGTGTATCAGAGAGGCCAGAAAAGGAGTCGTCCAGCTACTAGAGGTGGAGTCTCTAGTAGAACTAGAGCTAGAAAAGCGGTGTCTTATGGGAATGAACCCGTAGGAGATGATGCAGTCGAAGAAGAGAGTCCTCGAGTCCAGAAAGAGAGTGCACCAATGAGAGATACGAATGTAGCTTCGTTCTCACTTGATACTGAAAGCGAAGACATGTCTGCTGCTGTGTCCTCTAAGGTAATTTGTGCAATTATTTTACTAGTCTTATTAGAGTAAAAAATGActaatacattatatattttgactGCAGGAAAGCCAACCATCGCAGCCTCTTGAATTGTACTTCAAGAGCACAGAGTACCCGAAGACTTGCAAGATTCAGTCGAAGTGTAAATTGAAGGACACAGTCGACCTGATTAAGGGGTTAAAAGAAGAAGTCGCCTGGTTCACAAGCCATCCACAGTTTTGTCATTTCTTCCACATGCCTGATGAAGAATTCCGGAAGCTCCAAGGAATGTGGATGTTACTCCTGCGCACCATTAAAATTGAAGGAGAAGATGCTGCATGGTTTGGGGTGAATGGTGTGCCCATCCGATATTCTATGAGGGAGCATGCCCTCATCTCTGGCTTGGACTGCCATGAGTATCCGAGGAGGTATTTGGAGCTCGGCAGTACTAAGTTTGTGGAGTATTACTTTGGTAAGAAGAGGATCACCATATTAAATGTGGAGCAGAAGCTGCGGTCTATGAAGCAACCATGTATTGATAGATTGAAGATGGCTGTCTTGTTCTTCCTTGGTCGGGTTATCAGAGGAGGGAAGGATTCCGGACCATTAGACCCGTTCATCTTGAGGATAGTGGAAAATTTAGATGACTGCATAGACTTTCCATGGGGTCGTCTAACATTTGAGGAAGCAATAAAGGAGTTGAAGCATGTGATGAAGCGTCTGGATGGTGAAGTGACCACTGCAACCAGCTTTAATGGATTCATAATTCCGTTAGAGGTAAAGCAtacaatttatttaatttttttgttattcataACCGCAATATGACACAGTAACACTTCATTTATGTAAGTTTTGGCTTTTAAGTGTATTCCTAAGCTAGGGAAAAAATTCAGAATCTCTTTACCTGGCGCCAGTGGAGATTGTCCTAGGATGTGCAAGAGCCGGTTTATTCATACTAGCATGAAGGGTTATCCTTTGGAAGATATATATGATGCGTTTGGAAACACAAAGGTATACCCTTATATCATATATAGTAGAAAATAGCAGAATATTGAAACTGAAAtttctgaatgttttttttttgttttcagactATTCACAGTGTGTTGGTTCCAACTGTGGATGAGCAAACTTTGCTAGCTCGTATCATTGATCCGGAGCCAGAGTATCACCGTGAGGGCAGCAAAAGTGATAGGTGGAATCACTGGCTTAATGTGAAGCAGAAGAAGATTTGGTGGAAAGAGTTGTATGAGTCAGATATTGCTGCACGAGTGTTTACAAAGAAGAAGGACAAAGAAAAAGTGATGATTGAAGCAGGTTCTTCTTCTAATGTTGGCATGGAGTCGATCTTGAAAGGTTTGGAAGAGAGGATGGTGAAAGTCATGGAAGAAGGATTTTCTGGAATTAATTTGACAGTAGATACAAAGCTGGAGGCTATGTATTGGACGTTGGATGAACTTGAGAAGTCCCAACGAGTTCTGAAAGCCAAGTATAAGAAGATAGAAAAGAGGCTGGCTTctatagaagaagaaaagggTCATGAGGATGTGGAGTTTAGACAGTgaaatgattttgattttgattatgGTAGAGATCAGAATGAGCAGGGTCAGGAGGACAAGAAGGACAAGGAAAACAGTGAGAAGAgtgaggaaaagaagaagaagaacaagaagaagaagaacaagaaggagGACAAGGAAAACAGTGAGAAGGgtgaggaaaagaagaagaagaacaagagaaagaggagcaagaagaagaaggagtaATCCAAATAACACTTAGTAAAACAAGTAATTCTTAGTAATACAAATAACACATAGTAAAACCAGTAACTCCTAGTAATACAAATAACACATAGTAAAACCCGTAGAGTCTAGTAAGTCAAGTAACACATAGCAATACCacataataaaacaaatttcaacAATCAAACACCTGAACCTGAACCACTTCCACATTCAAAATACGCTCCCATACCTCCTCCCCTGGCTCTGCCTGTACCTGTGCCTGTGCCTCTTCCACTTCCTCTGCCTCTTTTTTCTCTTCCACGAGCTTCTCCTGCTGATGGATACCTTGTTTCTTGCGGTTTTCCTTTCTTGACTTCAAATTCTGGAGGAAGTACTTTCTTTGCTTTAACTTCTTCTGGTATAACCCAATCAGACATATGAGGAACGGGGTATATTGTCCTGTGATAAGCCAAAGCCCATTGCTCCACCAAATAGTACTGAGAACAATAC is a genomic window containing:
- the LOC108810732 gene encoding uncharacterized protein LOC108810732 isoform X1, which translates into the protein MGPRYLCLIQNKISVRQEGVVAGYGQQLYGCQSGYPQNLGTAYPGSTVSGAEGVSQIPLTSRQPSIIICRKVSCRSHLSTATHYRKHGSVYGATSLNSSQPLSTQGVGRCKVKQLLDMLLHSVTLFSTSKKKTALFRTSFKCLNREALTMLSQRTVTEQKLLRLEIENVEKEKEDFISDFSKVSTFLFQKIIWLATSKAVSIDLLF
- the LOC108810732 gene encoding protein SHORT ROOT IN SALT MEDIUM 1-like isoform X2, producing MGPRYLCLIQNKISVRQEGVVAGYGQQLYGCQSGYPQNLGTAYPGSTVSGAEGVSQIPLTSRQPSIIICRKVSCRSHLSTATHYRKHGSVYGATSLNSSQPLSTQGVGRCKVKQLLDMLLHSVTLFSTSKKKTALFRTSFKCLNREALTMLSQRTVTEQFRNS
- the LOC108808197 gene encoding uncharacterized protein At3g43530-like, encoding MAGRGGKTKSGRSSRAQKSDGPAVEVLSEENTSDDLPEHPSKRGQKRSRPATRGGVSSRTRARKAVSYGNEPVGDDAVEEESPRVQKESAPMRDTNVASFSLDTESEDMSAAVSSKESQPSQPLELYFKSTEYPKTCKIQSKCKLKDTVDLIKGLKEEVAWFTSHPQFCHFFHMPDEEFRKLQGMWMLLLRTIKIEGEDAAWFGVNGVPIRYSMREHALISGLDCHEYPRRYLELGSTKFVEYYFGKKRITILNVEQKLRSMKQPCIDRLKMAVLFFLGRVIRGGKDSGPLDPFILRIVENLDDCIDFPWGRLTFEEAIKELKHVMKRLDGEVTTATSFNGFIIPLECIPKLGKKFRISLPGASGDCPRMCKSRFIHTSMKGYPLEDIYDAFGNTKTIHSVLVPTVDEQTLLARIIDPEPEYHREGSKSDRWNHWLNVKQKKIWWKELYESDIAARVFTKKKDKEKVMIEAGSSSNVGMESILKGLEERMVKVMEEGFSGINLTVDTKLEAMYWTLDELEKSQRVLKAKYKKIEKRLASIEEEKGHEDVEFRQ